In Scomber japonicus isolate fScoJap1 chromosome 3, fScoJap1.pri, whole genome shotgun sequence, the genomic window agagagagaacatCTGTGAAGATTATAAGTGTGGACTATATGGTAAAGGCTGAGTGAATAGTGTTTTATACTCATTTAATCCACCTGGTAAACTCACAAAGCATAATTCCATAAACAGAGGAAGCCATAGAGGAGTAAATGGGTCAGAtctaagaaaaaaacatcttaagaTCCTAGAGGTGTTGGCTTCTAGAAAGGACCATCCATGCCATCAATTTCAAGTCTCTACTGGAGAGATGAACAGCATTTTTCAAAACTGTGACTATGATTAAGGGTGAACTGAATGCAGCTTTTGCTGTAATGACCTTCCTGACACAACTCATCCTCTCCAATCTTTTGTTTAGACTAGAGCTACCTCCAGTCATCTAATGCAGAAATTGTGCGTTTGCACCTGTGTCGTATGCTTCACCTCTGTGCCTCTGAGGCTACTTTGAAGTTGTTATACGTGGCGTGGCGCTTCTGGTGGTGCCAGTCCTCCAGCTCAATGCGGAGTTGGTGTTGGCCAGTGGAGGTGAGCGCACACAATGCCGCATTTCCCAGCCAGTGTTCTCCCTGTGGACTACCAAAGCCATCCCGGTATTCCTGCCATGTCCTGTTGAAGTCCAGTGAGCCGTCCTGTCGATTCTGGATCACTGTCCACCCACCACCCGCCGTCTCCATGTCACATTTAGCCTGCGCCAAGACAAAGACTTTGATATTATAAAGCCTAGATTTCACTGATCCACAGATAGCATACACATCTCTAAAAGAAGAAGAGTAGAATGGGGGTCTGTTGGTGTGTTTTATGAGTGTGGTTGATCTGAAATACCTCCAGCGCTGGTCTGTGCAGGTCAGGCTGGATGGTGTAGATGCCATTCTCTTTGATCCCCAGCTTGTAAATCTCTGCACAGTCCTGAGGATGCAACCTTTCCAAAGGGGCAACTGAGAACCAcagtacatttttattcaacTAATTCATCCAAATATCATTGTAgcatttgaattattattattagcccctctggtgacattggaaaaaaataaaataacgtGTGGCCCACGAGATAATAATGCGTGGCCACGAGTTAattattgttgtcatttctAGGAAGATACTGTTGATTGTTGCTGAGGCTCTGTAAACATGGACAACTTTGAAttgatttccttttattttaatacgGGAATGAATTACATTGACATACTCAAGTCACTTACAGTTAGACATGGAGTACTTCTTAGCAAGAGACACTTAATTCGGCTGCTCGAAATGCATCGGCTTAAACGCAAATATGCTGATCTAGGGGATGTCATAGATTTCATCATTCACCAGCTGGAGTGATACCATAACAAATAAGTCCCTGAGCACATATACGTTTACATTCACCCAACACACTTGTAAATATTAACCATTGTTATGAGGGACTTGTACCAGAAATGGAGTTTTTCAGTGAAAGACGAAATAAGACAAACTTCATTCAATCGGTCAGgctaatgaattaatgaatgagaGTGTCCTTTAATGTTGCTCAAAACAATATGCAGCCATGCAGTTTACCACAAatgtcaccagaggggctccgtaaAGGTTAACATTTTTCAGGTTTGTCTTAACTCTAATCACATGCCCATATGTACATTGAATGTGTTATGGATCTGCAATTGTTCATCCTGTCCACACTGGTTGTTGAGAGATCTACTTCGAATGCAATTTAGAAATGAAATAAGTCATGGAGACAAAATCTACCCCTGTTTAATGCATGACAGTTCAGTCAAATTCAATAGTGCTCTTCCAAAATGTCTATGTTCGTAAAATATTCTCTCCACCCAGTAGCGGTCCTTGATATGGGCGAATTGGGCAAGCGCCTAGTGGACTAAAGTCAGTCACACCTGGACTTTCTTCCAAATAacgcacatttcattcataatattatAAACACAGGCCTATAGTTCATGACGAATGTAAAACGAATGTATGCACCTCCAAGGTGAATTGGTTTAGTCGTAGTATCAATCACAAAATAGGGAAGCAGATTTCATATGATTCATATGATTGAGAGGGGTCTCCTCCAGGGCGTCATTCAAGCTAGAACCGCCACTGTCTCCACCATAGCTCAGCAACTGAAACTAAATTAGGGAATTTTGCAAGAAAGAGACTAACTTTTTTATTGCTCTGTAATGGAAAAAGGTTGCTCAGCCGTGTATAGGTAAATAGATATCTATGACTCTGCCCATAGCTGCTATCAGGAGTAGGGTGGGGTATCAAGGTTGGTACTTTTGATGGTAGGTTACCGACCAAACTATGTCGGTACCACCAAGTATTGATTCACGTCAAATCTAACGGTGCCAAATTTCGGtacattcagttcagttcagttcagttcagttcagttcagagctttattgtccctcgaGGAAAAATTTGttttgcagtgacagtaacaaaaaacaactaacacaacgaccataaatagataaataaacagtgacatacaacacaaccaaacttgataagaACAATCTCAATCcgaataaaaacaagaaatgttGTTTGAACCTGTTTGTTCGTGCTCGAGGTAGCCTAAATCTCCGTCCAGATGGCAGGGGAATGAATTCCTCCAAAAGTGGATGATCAGTGCTAGACAAGATTGACCGTGCTTTTTTTAAGACAAGCCTGTCAAAGATCTCTGAGACAGAATGCTGCTGCATGCCAATTACCTTACTGGcttctttcactattttttgcagacaatttttgttctttattgacAAGTTTCCATAAAACGAAATTAAGCAAAACGTTAAAATTGACTCAATAAAAGCTTTATgacataaaaccataaaatcttgtcaacattaaaaacatttagtcTGCGCAGAAAGTATAATCTCTGCAGGCCTTTTTTTGCAGATTGTTGATGTGTGGAGATCATGTGTCAAGTTTTTATCTATCACTGTCCCCAAGTACTTATACAGTAGGAAGCAACCATCTCCACAGCTATTCTCTTGATCAAAGTTGGGCAAGCTGGTTGTGATATTTTTCCAAAATCAATGACCATGTCCTTAGTTTTCTGAACATTTAACTTGAGGAAATGGCTGTCACACCACTCCACAAAGTCCATCGCAACTGGCCCATGGTCAACCTCTCCATCCTGGAGCAGACTGACTAAGACTGTGTCATCCGCAAATTTCAAGAAGTGCCTGTCATTGTAGTGACTTCTACAGTCatttgtatataaaataaatagtaatggGGACAGGACACACCCCTGTGGTGAGCCTATAGACGACGACTTCTTTTGGGATAAGACACTATTTACCTTGACTGACTGAGGCCTGCATGTTAAAAAGTCTGTGAGTCATTTCACCATACCAACATCAAGATTAAAAAAGGACACTAGTTTCTGGCATAAGATGGGTGGCTGATTAGTGTTAAAAGCTGAGGAAAAGTCAGCAAATAAAAGTCTAGCATGAGTTTTCGTACCCTCAAGATGCTTGTAAAGAAAGTGAAATAGAGTGGTGGTAGCTTCCTCCACTCCTCTATTTGGCCGATAAGCAAATTGCATTGGGTCAAGCAAGTCCTGCACCTCAGTCATGAGGAATTTCTTGACCAGTCGCTCCAGACACTTCATTACCAATGAAGGGACCTTGCACTGAGTAAGAGATGAATTCAGACTCATCATTCTGGAGTGGAACATACGAGctacatgaaaaaataatataaatttaTATGATTAATATAggctaaataaatatatataataaattgtttttaaaatgttcaaaataaataggcaaacatatttaaattaaGAATTTGGGGACTTTTTGGGTTGATACTTCAGGAGTTACAGATttcgagagtgtgtgtgtgtgtgaatatgtgtgtaatTATGTATGCTTTAAGttgttaaaatcaataaagacattgttggggggaaaaaagatgaaCTTTGGAAGACTCCTGAAGCTAATATAACCTTTATCTGTGTTATAGACAAGATGAATTATTACAGGGACCAATACATTTTTCAATGCCTTGGGCTTGTGAGtaatgttttaagacagatttgaaaaaaatgaacctgtcctttaatgtcCTCACCTGTGGGAGGATTTTGTGTGATGCTCCTCAGGAAAAGCAGCAggtctttctccccctctcttcccaCGGCTACACTCTCTGTCATCCCAGAGAAAGATTATCAGTAACACACATCACTGTCGTCAGGGGCTGAAAATAGAGGCTTTGTCTTTGTGTACTGCACAGAGGGGTTCCAAATTGTACGATAACTCTGTAAGGCTTCTTCACATCAGGAGCCatacattgtgtgtgtctgtgtgtgcacgtaCACAGTTTTTCTCATCCTTCTCTGCGCAGTTAAATTCCTATGCACTCACCTATGACCGACACTTAGCAGGCCTCATTGAGGTTCTGTTTACTATGTGTGGGGGAGTGACTGTGCTggcatttgtgcatgtgtgtgtgtgcacatttgtctgtgtgttgcaGAGGCGGGGGATATAAATGTGTACTACTCACCCAGTCGTTTGGCCATTGCCCCAAGGGCCTGGCTGTGACAGTGGAGGTCACACTCTGTCAGTACAGCTGCCATTAGAGCCAGGATGGCCCCTAGAGAGTTGCTCTCCTGGGCCCCGTGACTCCAGGGGCCACCTGTTTCCTGGAGAGAGTGCATGCAGCGCTGCAGCTGAACTAGACGCTCTTTGACACCTCCGGCCTGCAATGACATTGACCACAGGTACTCTTTAACAGTAACACAAATCAGAAATGACATCAGCAATCAACTCATGGTTAAACACTTCTAAATCCTCTTTATCCTTCAATAATATTTCTTATCTCTAAGCTTGAAGTAAAATGGTGTTTTTAAGTATCAGAAAATGAAGCTTTGCATGTGCTTAATCATGCATCCACAAACAAAACTCTCACAAagctcactgacatgttttttgtcAATCTGTCTTTTACACTTATGTCAGCCGTTGTAATCGTGCCCCTCACACACCTGTTGCTGCATGAGCTCAGCACAACCATATGATGAGGACATTTTTAAAGCAGACCTAATTTTATCCCTTCTCCTTTGATTGCTGACTGTCATTGCTCCATGGCTGTTAGGTGGTGCCAAGTTTAGTGTGACAATTGTCCCATGAGAAAGGGCAGGCTGGCCTGCTCCTGATAGTAGGCTGCTCAGTCTCCCTGGCACACGTGAATGAAGAGACAGGGTCATGTCTGCTTCACCTTCATTAAGTGTTTCTGAGCCATATGTTTGTTACTTGACAGAGAAATATCATTAAAAGTTGCATTATCTGGCTTTCCTcagaataacattttaaaatttgtgaGATGGAAACAAGAAATCTTTTTAGGAAAAGTACTGTCTGTACAACCTGTCACTTACCTTAGGCTGAACCTGGGGGTTATCATGCCTGTGCTCCACCTTCCGAGGAGCATCTGAGATGGCTGGAAGTGAAACCCTCACTCTGCAGGTTGTTGTCCCAGTTTGGCCCTCACAGGACCCGGTTCCTGCTCCCACTCCAGTCCCAGGCGGGATGGGTGCAGCCACCAGACTGTCCCTGCAAGGAGGATGTGTGCAAGCTGGAGATGCCTCTGAGGAGAGCAGCGCTCCCACATACAGTGACAGCAGAAGAAGCATACCAAGAGAACCGAGTGGAATCATGGGAAAATGGacagatgtatttttttaactcaaaagcAGACTTGTCTTTTACTCTTGAGCAGAGGTCCAGCAGTGGTCCTTCCTCTGCGCTGTAAGTTGtttgtcctgttgttgttgatgaGTCTCTATAAACTTTCACTTTGCTTTCTTTGACATTTCAGTAAGTACTTCTTCAGGTGTTTGCTGaaccttcctttttctttagaTTTTTCTATTGTTGTCCTTGtctgtttagttttttgctCTGTGCGCTTCTCtcattctcttcttcttttttcccccctcagtTCATCTCACTCCCagtcctcttctttctcctgctctctctctgtttgtgagGTTGCTTTGGCTCAGATTCCTAGATAACTGCGGCACTCTTTGCTGTCTGACACGGACTAATGCACCCAccccctgacacacacacacacacacacacacacacacacacacacacacacacacacacacacacacacagagaatctGTGCATCTCCTTAACTCATCTCATACTCTTTCTCATGGACTCCCACACAGCAACACGTAGACATACACGTTTATACCCAGAACATGAGTAAAAAACGCGTATACAGTGTGACATTATGTAGTTTCTGAACATATGAACCACTTTTTCACAGATTAACAGATCTTTGAAGGAGCTCTTGGCCATCCTCTGTGATAATACCTGCTTTTTTTCATGTTAGagtaacatttttttccctctcaaacTGTCCATGCTCATTCCCATCTCACCCTTACCAATCAACATGCATACACTGCAATGTTTGCAGAGATGGAAATACAGCAGATGCTTCAAGTATGTGGCTCCTTTACTCTTGTGGACCGTTTTCCTGCTTACACCTCTTTTGTGttgcagtatttgtatttacaaACTGAGTTCCAAAGAGGCTGTAAAAGACTCGAAATTCAATAGGTGCAAGAAGGCAGGAATTCCTCTATAAACACCAGAGTCATCCCAGTCATCAGGATCTTGCAGAGGCACACTCCCACTAACAaggtgcacaaacacacactacacagcacagacacaaaATCAAGATGAGATCTTTCTTGAGGCTCCGTCTTGAGAAATTAAGGATTTTAAAGACTCACCAATGTTAATAATAAATTCacatatttatagtttatatttaaaaaatgatcaatgtAACACTGAGAATATGGTAAACATAAGATCTCTACagctgctacagttctggatcTCTCTtgtaacatttttatatgtttaatttttCATGTAATAGTTTATTATCAGATAATTTTCATCTGTTGTTTGTGGCCAGATGTTTAAAAGGCATcatcaaaatataataaaacaatacctCATAAAATGACTATACACAGCATCATCAACATCATACTCATAGTGATGTTAAACTAACAGAAACTTATTAAGGGACACATATTTTCTCATTATATCTCAAATGTACTTGATATGCTTGCAACTCAGAAAGTTAAAGATGGGACCTTATGACTTGACAGAGGCTGCAGCAGTGACAGCTCTACtgtttataatatatttcttGTCTCTCACTTaccagaaataaaatatattatatgatattatattgtcctaaatgtatgtatgttttctttaatattttaatggtatcctaaaatatttttgattttatgtaAAAGTAGACCTGTCAATAGTTCATAATATCCTATGAACCCTGACACCCATCCAACTGCCACCAACTACTAATGCTTTCCCTttccccacctctctctctctctctctctctctctctctctctctctctctctctctctcatacacagacacacacacacacacacacacaaagaaatacattttctctcatGGTCCAGGCTGTAAATGTTGCCCTGCATTCCCATCTTAGcatgtttcactgtgttttgGGGACAAAGAAAGTCTTTCAAGTATCATACAAGCAGATCACTCACCTATCTTTGACCTATACACACTTTCTTAGCACGACAACATGCTATATGTCGGTCTGCAGAGGTCGACCACATATATGTGGGCTAATGTCTGAGACCACCAGCTTAATTGGTTCATCCAGCCAAAATGAGTTGACAGTGTCCTCTAGTGGTGATTCCTGTAGCTCAACATGTTAACTTCTCAAAAGAGGTCTGGAATATGGGTTTAAATTTGTGGAATAATAACTGAACAAAATCTCGCCATAAAAAACTCAAgtgaaaaaaagtaaattgaaCCAAAAAATGACCTCAAAGGCAAGGTAACACCTGCACCAGCATGAGAGTTTCATGTAacaactgaaatttaaaaattcAGAACTGAAACTTTGAAAAATTGCTGCATGAGAGAAATCAGTGAAGGAATATTATAACCACCATGTACGTTGTTTTATTGCAAGTATATCTctgaagtttagtttttggtttcaattttgtttttgcttcattttttttcttgagatTTTGTTAATCCCATACTGAGGAGACTGCATTCATGATAAATTAAGAGAACTAAACATATTGATTTTTATAGACttagacatttttcatttcttctagCAGTGTCTTGTTTGTTGCACGTTTTTGCCTCCACGTATGTTGAGTGTGTACAATGAAACTGACAATGAACATGCTTCTGAGTCTGATTCTAAAAAGCTAAATAGAAGAATTtgacatctttttaaaaataattaattatttcaaaatatatatatttaacagtttttatttgaacaCCATGGCGCCAAGATCATTACATTGTCATAAAGGAACAGGTGCATAGCCTACAGAAAAGACAAATCATTAACaaacatatgaaaatgaaataacattaaataacataaaGTTAAAAGGGAATAAAATTAAAAGGGCTGGGGCGTATTCGTTTAGtcacataaccctaaccctatagcCTAATTTCAGTTTCAGGGCTTTAAAGAGACACCCATTATGAAACACACTGAACCTCGGTTTCACCTTCATATATTTGGACTTGCTAATAAAGAATTTCCCAAGTATGAGGATGTTTGTGGACCAGAAAGTGATCTTTGTTTAGGTCCATGAAGAGTTCTTAAATAATGTCCTTTTGGGAGAAGCTTTCAAGATGAGGAATCTTTCGGGAAAAGCCATTGATGAACATCGAGCCATAGAGCTTCTGAATACATAcgttggaaaaataaataaccaGTAGTTTCAGTAtcatcacaaaacacacaactacTACTTTTTATTCCAAATCTCTGTCTCAATAAGACCGAATTTGACAtgttatttacatattttcGACAAATATCAGTGGAAACGTCAAAAAGTGGGCGGTGGCTATCGGTAGGCTGCGTGTGACGTATGACGCAACGTTGTtttggaggaggaagtgaaagGGGAAGAGAAGCTGAGGAGGGCAGCAGACAGTTAGCTGGCAGGCAAGCCTTAAAGCAAAGTGCCAAATTTAGTCACCTGTTGTAGACTTTCTTTGTCGtcgtttgttttctttacaggGTTAACGTATAGggcaacacatttttttctgagaGTTTGTAACCAGGCTCTGCCAAATTAACACTAGCTAACGTAACGCCTAGTTAGCCTCTGACGCTAGCTGCTGTGAACAATAACAGCTAGTTAGCTCCGCAGGTCTGATCCCGACAAGAAGTCTCCGCTTCGGTGTGCTACAAGCTGAAAGTAAGTTCTTCACACGACAACAGACTGGTCATATGTTAAGTATGTGCTGTGTTATAAGCCCTCCGGTGTCCTATTAACGCTAATGCGATAATAGTTAATTATGGTGCAATGTCTGTAAATAATCTGGTTGGCAAAAACAAGGCCGTCCTATAGCTCCTCTGGGCCAACTCCAACAGCGATACGAGGGACAACCGGGAAGACGAGGTCGGTCCGTCGAAGAAGCTCAGATTGATGTCCTCGTCTCCTTTGTCAAGTTGTGTTTTAACACAAGGATTGTTAAGGGATttcaatgctttttaaaattacGTGCATACAGTTAATGAGGGGTGAGGGGCACACATTCAGCGCCTGGGTGTCAAAACTACCTATTTATGGATTTTGATGAATACGTCTTGATATGGACAACcagtacacacacatctgtgttGTGTTATGTCTCTCTGTCGTAGTGTTGTAAGCAGACTCTCCTGTCCcgtgtttttctgtttgataGTGTTTCGGTTTCGGCTGTGACTCACACGGGTCACGCAGGTACACGTCGTTCAATTTTTGGGGTCGGTCTCGGGTCTTACTTCAGGTAATGATCTGATGAGGTTACAACGCCTTTAACTTGTGCCAACAAGCTTTCCAGGTTGAAGTTCAAACTTAAATCTATTGCCATATAACGACTATAGtcctatatttatttttatttcaagttaTACTTCGTCTCCTGATTCTTTTTTGTcttcaaataattattaaatcACAGTTCTTTTACAGGATACAGTATAATGTCTGTGATGTTGTTGTTAATGAGATGACTTGCAGTAGTTGGCAACTATTCCTACAGAGCAAACAGCTCATGTCTGGTTACTTGATACCCAAGTGTGACTTAAAAAAACCAGCCTGATAGTTTGGATTGACTCTAAATTGGGATTTAGTAATATCCCATGAGTTGACCAAAGCTGGTTGCAGTTAACATGctgaaaaaacatttcactgcatATTTTGTAGCATACACAGCTGCATTTCATTTTACGTTGCAGTTAGAGATGTTCTGATACCATTTTTTCCCTCCCGATACCGATTCGATACTTGTGCTGTGGGTATCGGCAGATACCCGGTACCGGTACCGATACCGATAccagtgtgtttaaaaaaaaaaaaaaaaatcatacatgactgtgatatgattattattgtggTAAGGCCTGGCTCAGGTTAAACCctttgtaaaacatgaatgaatacagcaaATGGAATccgtttatttttaaatagaacaGCATAAAACAGTAGTGCAACAGCAACTTAACTAAATAGATATAGGAATAATTATTTAACAAAATTAAAGTGCAGCcacaatattgtaaaataaaaaaggcatttaaatttttaaatagaacagTAGTGCAACAGCAACTTAACTAAATCCACTGTGAAGTACTGCCAAACCGCCGACATGATGCGCTAACATTAGCTCCTTGttacaggtgtcaggtgatcaATTCTTCTTCTCCCCTCTAAAACAGCAGCTGCCAATGGCAGCACAGCGCAACTGTTTTAAGAGCAGCGAAGAAGAACTGTGTCAGAGCTAACGGAGCTAACCAGTAAATAGATTGCTATTTCTAATAAATTACGTGGTATCCGATCGGTGCCTGGACTCCAGTACTCGCCGATAGCGATGCCAGCATTTTCAGCAGTATCGGAGGCATTTCCGATACTGGTATCAGAATCGAAACAACTCTAGTTGCAGTGTGTACCTTCCAGTTTGTTCCGCTGTACTTGATCATTCAGTGCTTATAGATGAAATTCTAGGTTTGTCTGTGGGGTCATGTTGAGCTCAAACATCTATTTCAAAACAtttgctttttaatttgattttgtccTGCACTGTCTAATtgtagaggaaaaaaaattcTTTGACAATATTGTTTTATAGAAATCTTTAACTGCGTGTCATGGTGTATAATACTGTTGAACATTGCAATATTGAGCTTTGGttcaatattatttttatttttgttatttcccATCACATAGCTATGTTTGACTATGACAATACTGACTTTGCCCTTTTATCAGTTTATCACAAGATGCAGGTGATGTAGCTAACCAGGAAACATGAAGATGGTTTACTGTTGGGATGAGTTGAGCATTGagaaacatcaacaacaacatctGACATCCCAATCTATATTTAGTccagtttgtttgtgtctgtgggtgtgtttaCTCCATACGAGAGGTGATCCCAGATTTGAGCTCGTGCTAGTGACTTATgaacagagaggaaaatgtgTCAGGACTCTTAACACATGACATTTTAGCACATATTCATCCATTAACGGTCACCTCTTATTTTTATGTAGCTGAGAGATAATctttaataattgttttttacatcaTGCTTAATTCTGACCTCATACAGATACATATTCAttatctcattgtgtaaatggTGATATATTGATAACTGGATGGATAAAAACATCATAAGTGAAAGTGCTTAAAATTGTGCTGTACTAACACActtaatgaatacatttatatcaGTGATGTAGGTGGTTTCCACCTAGTTTGATGAATGAGACCTCAATCATAagcagagacaataaaataaattcttACCGGTATTTTGTACAATCCTTATCTTCCATAACTGTGAACACGTTAAATAATCTCActtttttcaatatttgaaTATAGATTGAAGTAAAAAAACATGACCTGGATCCTTTAAAGTAGCTGTTGTAGGCTGTAAGCTTTGATTTGCTGCCATAATTAGTCTCAATATCATTCTGTTCCCATATGCTTAACAACACATCAAGTATTGGGATAAGTGGGCCCACATTGTTTCACATCATCTGTAGATGTGAATGTCATGTCAGTACTAATTTCAATCTAGACCAAGGTGAACCCTGATCAGTTGTTATCTAGTGGAGACCATTATATGAGCTATTATATACTACATGAACATGGACGTAACCATCTACGACACACTGGCTTTAAACCAGCAGTGCTTAACACAGaataatgaaacacaaatgtTCAGACCCACTATTTTCCATGAATATAAATCTTTAAACAGTAAAACCTATTTTTCTCCTAACTGGCAGATATTTCCAACACACCTTACAGTTTATCTGTGTCAAGATGTATTCAATTTATCACACAATGCCAGCACTGGTACTGATGAAAGCTGCTGTTTACTGTTGGTGTTTTAATGTTACACATAATAAATGGAGTGGCTGTTCTTTCTGGTGATGTTTGTTCTCCTGCCTCCTGACAGAAATCATAGCATTGCACTGCTGTTTGTCAAATATTAAAGGTCTGAGTGGAGTTTCttctgtgatcatgtgactgtggtTAAGTATGCCTAAACCACAGTGCTGTCAGCTTAACTGTGCTTCACAGTTTGGTTGTCACTGTAGGACTGTGTTTGTTCTGCTCAGAGAATATACAAGTGTACTCCACAGCTCCTGATGGTAACTGAAGtatttgtgatttaaatgtttagTCATGGAGTATTGAATTTATCTAAAGGACACATGAATTAGTCTACTGGAGGATTAAAAGTTTTATGTGTTCATCTTTgtgatttgaacattttaaagttgAAAAACCTGTTTGTGTCTGGCTGGCATATCTAAAATGTACTTGTGAAGTCagcatgttttttatgttgttgttgaacAGGTTCTGCTGCACAGCCACAATGGGGTGGACgtaatttgttttttatcaaAAACACGAATAGAAATTATTACAACACA contains:
- the si:ch211-157b11.8 gene encoding fibroleukin, translated to MIPLGSLGMLLLLSLYVGALLSSEASPACTHPPCRDSLVAAPIPPGTGVGAGTGSCEGQTGTTTCRVRVSLPAISDAPRKVEHRHDNPQVQPKAGGVKERLVQLQRCMHSLQETGGPWSHGAQESNSLGAILALMAAVLTECDLHCHSQALGAMAKRLESVAVGREGEKDLLLFLRSITQNPPTVAPLERLHPQDCAEIYKLGIKENGIYTIQPDLHRPALEAKCDMETAGGGWTVIQNRQDGSLDFNRTWQEYRDGFGSPQGEHWLGNAALCALTSTGQHQLRIELEDWHHQKRHATYNNFKVASEAQRYRLTAREYSGDAGNALSYSKRYNHDGRSFSTSDRDNDRYAAGNCGQYYGAGWWFDACLAANLNGQYYRGRYSGVTNGIYWGTWYILTDGRTGERYSFKRVEMKTRPRNIVGPS